The following are encoded in a window of Salmo trutta chromosome 9, fSalTru1.1, whole genome shotgun sequence genomic DNA:
- the LOC115199909 gene encoding neurogenic locus notch homolog protein 1 isoform X2, with amino-acid sequence MHNFFVKLTFLLSLIALTRGLRCSMSTESCLNLGRCEATADGNGECKCLDGYVGNRCQHQDPCTYSSCKNGGSCRMVPRGNSVEFTCFCRPGFTDRLCLTPIDNACLSLPCRNGGTCDLVNLKEYKCRCPPGWSGKQCQQADPCASNPCANGGQCTPFESHYICSCTPFFYGQTCKQDVNECAQNPSPCKNGGVCVNEVGTYRCQCPQEYTGKHCDTRYLPCNPSPCHNGATCVQKGDTTYECSCVPGFSGQNCDANIDDCPRHECQNGGTCVDGVNTYNCQCKPEFTGQFCTEDVDECQLMPNACQNGGTCHNIYGAYQCVCVNGWTGDDCGENIDDCANAACYQGAVCHDRVASFFCECPHGRTGLLCHLDDACISNPCQKGSNCDTNPVNGKAICTCPLGYFGAACDQDVDECSLGGNPCEHGGKCLNTKGSFQCKCQPGFSGARCEHDINECLSNPCQNEATCLDQIGGFHCICMPGYEGLFCQINTDECANNPCLNNGKCIDKINTFHCQCPTGFAGNLCQIDIDECASTPCKNGAKCTDGPNKYTCDCTEGYTGQHCETDINECFSAPCHYGTCKDGLASFTCYCRPGYMGRLCETNINECLSQPCRNGGICQDRENSYICTCPKGTTGINCEVNLDDCKSKPCDYGTCLDKINGYECACEPGYSGTMCNINIDECDLNPCHNGGTCIDGINSFTCLCPEGYHDTTCFFQVNECLSNPCIHGHCQDKVNDYNCLCDNGWSGKNCDINNNECESNPCMNGGTCKDMTSGYVCSCRVGFTGPSCQTNINECASNPCLNQGTCIDDVAGYKCNCLLPYTGENCETLLAPCSTKPCKNAGVCQESEDYENFSCVCPEGWQGQTCEVDINECVKNPCLNGATCENTKGNYRCGCKAGYAGRNCETNIDDCKPNPCSNGGFCRDEVDNFACTCLPGFRGTRCEEDINECDSNPCKNGASCTDCVNSYTCTCPSGFSGIHCENNTPDCTESSCFNGGTCLDGINTYTCLCPPGFTGSYCQHDINECDSRPCLNGGTCQDSYGTYKCTCPQGYIGLNCQNLVRWCDSSPCKNGGTCWQTGTTYSCECQTGWTGLYCDVPSVSCEVAAKQRGVEVVALCRNSGQCLDAGNTHYCHCQAGYTGSYCEEQVDECTPNPCQNGATCTDFLGGYSCKCVAGYVGTNCSNEINECFSQPCQNGGTCIDLINTYKCSCPRGTQGVHCEINIDDCNPVTDQVPNEPKCFNKGKCVDRVGGYHCICPAGYVGERCEGDVNECLSNPCDPRGTHNCVQLTNNYRCDCRTGYTGERCDTVFDGCKGKPCRNGGTCAVASNTPHGFICKCPPGYTGSTCEYDAHSCGSLHCRNGGTCISGHKNPKCLCTSSFTGPECEYPTDNPCNTNPCYNGGTCEYSSEAPYYHCVCPTNFNGLLCHILDYSFLGGFGRDITPPPEVEVSCEIPQCEETKGNKFCDMLCNNHACGWDGGDCSLNFDDPWKNCTSSLQCWRYFNDGKCDEQCNNAGCLYDGFDCQNLEGQCNPLYDQYCKDHYADGHCDQGCNNAECEWDGLDCANNMPEKLAVGRLVIVVHIMPDQLRNNSLGFLRELSRVIHTNVVFQQDAKGQTMIYPYYGSEQELKKHNMKRSVGWTEIPDTVLSSMKNSMYTIANGSRRRRRELDPMQIKGSIVYLEIDNRQCVQQSTECFQSATDVAAFLGALASSGNLNVPYIIEAVHSEVDPQLPSELYPIYVVLAGLALLAFVGVGMVASRKRRREHGQLWLPEGFKTSEPNKKKRREPVGEDSVGLKPLKNSLDISLMDNNQNEWGEEEPSDAKRFRFEEQVMLDLDDQTDHRQWTQQHLDAADLRIPSIAPTPPQGEIENDCMDVNVRGPDGFTPLMIASCSGGGLETGNSEEEEDASANVINDFIYQGAKLHSQTDRTGETALHLAARYARSDAAKRLLEASADANIQDNMGKTPLHAAVAADAQGVFQILIRNRATDLDARMHDGTTPLILAARLAVEGMVEELINCHADVNAIDDFGKSALHWAAAVNNVEAAIILLKNGANKDMQNNKEETPLFLAAREGSYETAKVLLEHFANREITDHMDRLPRDIAQERMHHDIVRLMDEYNLVRSAPVHSHGHGGSMGTTLSPPICSPNGYLGSMKVQGKKARKPSAKGIGCKDGKDMKNKKKTSQDGKGGSVMDSSAVLSPVDSLESPHGYISDVASPPMMTSPFQQSPSMSLNHLQGMSDPHMGVNHMGMPNKQELAHMQFDALPPRLTHLPVSGSNGSGGMNGQCDWLSRMHASMGQPSQFNPMRVGPVGGQGGLHKGGGQQGMMTSLHNGLPTASLSQMMSYQGLQNTRLASQPHLLQQAQQQMQQQMQHQQNLQQQLQQQQQSIQLQHQNSNTGTSGHSISQNFISSELSGSELQQGTGNQGSMPIHTILPQETQIMSQNLPSTQYLTPPSQHSYSGPMDNTPNHQLQVPDHPFLTPSPGSPDQWSSSSPHSNMSDWSEGISSPPTSSMPSQIGHIHDQFK; translated from the exons ATGTCTGGATGGATACGTGGGGAACAGGTGTCAGCACCAGGACCCCTGCACCTACTCTTCATGTAAAAATGGCGGCTCGTGTCGCATGGTGCCCCGTGGGAATTCAGTGGAATTCACATGTTTCTGCCGGCCAGGCTTCACGGACCGCCTATGTCTGACGCCCATCGACAACGCCTGTCTCAGTTTACCCTGCCGGAACGGTGGCACTTGCGACCTGGTCAACCTCAAAGAGTACAAGTGTAGATGTCCTCCTGGCTGGTCTG GTAAGCAGTGCCAGCAGGCAGACCCCTGTGCCTCTAACCCCTGTGCCAACGGCGGGCAGTGCACCCCCTTCGAGTCCCACTACATCTGTTCCTGCACCCCCTTCTTCTATGGCCAGACCTGCAAGCAGGACGTCAATGAGTGTGCCCAAAACCCCTCACCCTGCAAGAATGGAGGCGTGTGTGTGAATGAGGTGGGCACCTACCGCTGCCAGTGTCCCCAGGAGTATACGGGCAAGCACTGCGATACCCGCTACCTACCGTGCAACCCCTCCCCCTGCCACAACGGGGCCACCTGCGTCCAGAAGGGAGACACCACCTACGAATGCTCCTGTGTTCCAG GCTTCTCAGGTCAGAACTGTGACGCCAACATTGATGACTGTCCAAGACACGAGTGTCAGAATGGAGGAACCTGTGTGGACGGAGTTAACACCTATAACTGCCAATGCAAACCTGAATTCACAG GCCAGTTCTGTACAGAGGACGTTGACGAGTGCCAACTGATGCCCAACGCATGCCAGAATGGGGGAACGTGCCACAACATCTACGGTgcctaccagtgtgtgtgtgtcaacggGTGGACGGGGGATGACTGTGGAGAGAATATTGACGACTGCGCCAATGCGGCCTGCTATCAGGGGGCCGTCTGCCACGACCGCGTGGCGTCCTTCTTCTGCGAGTGTCCCCATGGTCGCACAG GTCTGCTGTGTCACCTGGATGACGCCTGCATCAGTAACCCCTGTCAGAAAGGCTCCAACTGTGACACCAACCCCGTCAACGGCAAGGCCATCTGCACCTGTCCCCTGGGCTACTTTGGCGCCGCCTGTGACCAGGATGTTGACGAGTGCTCGCTGG GTGGCAACCCCTGTGAACACGGAGGGAAGTGCCTGAACACCAAGGGATCGTTCCAGTGTAAGTGTCAGCCCGGCTTCTCTGGGGCTCGCTGTGAACACGACATCAACGAGTGCCTCTCCAACCCCTGCCAGAACGAAGCCACCTGCCTCGACCAGATAGGAGGCTTCCACTGCATCTGTatgccag GCTACGAGGGACTGTTCTGCCAGATCAATACGGACGAGTGCGCCAACAACCCCTGCCTGAACAATGGGAAGTGTATCGACAAGATCAACACCTTCCACTGCCAGTGCCCCACAG GCTTTGCTGGGAATCTCTGCCAGATAGATATTGACGAGTGCGCCAGCACGCCTTGCAAGAATGGCGCCAAGTGCACGGACGGCCCCAACAAGTACACCTGTGATTGCACTGAAG GTTACACGGGGCAACACTGTGAGACTGACATCAATGAGTGTTTCTCAGCCCCCTGTCACTATGGTACCTGTAAAGACGGCCTGGCGTCCTTCACCTGTTACTGTCGCCCTGGTTACATGGGCCGGTTGTGTGAGACCAACATTAATGAGTGTCTGAGTCAGCCCTGTCGGAACGGAGGCATCTGCCAGGACCGCGAGAACTCCTACATCTGCACCTGCCCCAAGGGCACcacag GTATAAACTGTGAAGTCAACCTGGACGACTGCAAGAGCAAGCCATGTGACTACGGGACTTGCCTCGACAAGATCAACGGCTACGAGTGTGCCTGTGAGCCCGGCTACAGCG GGACCATGTGCAACATCAACATTGATGAGTGTGACCTCAACCCGTGTCACAATGGTGGCACCTGCATCGATGGCATCAACAGCTTCACCTGTTTGTGCCCAGAGGGTTACCATGACACCACCTGCTTCTTCCAGGTCAACGAGTGCCTTAGCAACCCCTGTATCCATGGCCACTGTCAAGACAAAGTCAACGA TTACAACTGTCTGTGTGACAATGGCTGGAGTGGCAAGAACTGTGACATCAACAACAACGAGTGCGAGTCCAACCCCTGCATGAACGGAGGCACCTGCAAGGATATGACCAGCGGATACGTCTGCTCATGTAGAGTGGGCTTCACTg GTCCAAGTTGTCAGACGAACATCAACGAATGTGCCTCCAATCCCTGTCTGAACCAAGGGACCTGCATCGATGATGTCGCTGGCTACAAGTGCAACTGCCTACTCCCATATACCG gTGAGAACTGTGAGACCCTGCTGGCACCCTGCAGCACCAAACCCTGCAAGAACGCAGGTGTTTGTCAGGAGTCTGAGGACTACGAGaacttctcctgtgtgtgtccagagGGCTGGCAAG GCCAGACCTGTGAGGTGGACATTAACGAGTGTGTGAAGAACCCTTGTCTCAATGGGGCCACCTGCGAGAACACCAAAGGCAACTACCGCTGTGGCTGCAAGGCCGGCTACGCTGGCCGCAACTGCGAGACCAACATTGACGACTGCAAGCCCA ACCCCTGCAGCAATGGAGGTTTCTGCCGGGACGAAGTGGACAACTTTGCGTGCACCTGCCTGCCTGGTTTCCGTGGCACTAGGTGTGAGGAGGACATCAACGAGTGTGACAGTAACCCATGTAAAAATGGAGCCAGCTGTACAGACTGTGTCAACagctacacctgcacctgtcccTCTGGCTTCAGTGGGATACACTGTGAGAACAACACACCTGACTGCACTGAGAG CTCTTGTTTCAACGGTGGGACTTGTCTGGACGGCATCAACACCTACACCTGCTTGTGCCCACCTGGCTTCACTGGCAGCTACTGCCAACACGACATCAACGAGTGTGACTCCAGACCCTGCCTGAACGGAGGCACCTGCCAGGACAGCTATGGAACCTACAAGTGTACTTGTCCCCAGGGCTACATTGGACTCAACTGCCAG aATCTGGTACGCTGGTGTGACTCGTCTCCCTGTAAGAACGGGGGCACCTGTTGGCAGACTGGCACCACTTACAGCTGTGAGTGCCAGACGGGCTGGACAGGGCTCTACTGCGACGTGCCAAGCGTCTCCTGCGAGGTGGCAGCCAAACAAAGAG GTGTGGAGGTAGTTGCTCTGTGTCGTAACTCAGGCCAGTGTCTGGACGCTGGGAACACCCACTACTGCCACTGCCAGGCGGGCTACACTGGCAGCTACTGTGAGGAGCAGGTGGATGAGTGCACCCCCAACCCCTGTCAGAACGGAGCCACCTGCACTGACTTCCTAGGAGGGTACTCCTGCAAG tgcgTGGCAGGATACGTCGGGACGAATTGCTCCAACGAGATCAATGAGTGTTTCTCCCAGCCGTGCCAGAACGGGGGCACCTGCATTGACCTGATCAATACCTACAAATGCTCCTGTCCCAGGGGAACCCAAG GCGTTCACTGTGAGATCAACATTGACGACTGCAACCCCGTCACAGACCAAGTCCCCAACGAGCCCAAGTGCTTCAACAAGGGGAAGTGTGTTGACAGGGTGGGAGGTTACCACTGTATCTGTCCCGCCGGCTACGTAGGGGAGCGCTGTGAGGGGGACGTCAACGAGTGCCTGTCCAACCCATGTGACCCCCGCGGGACACACAACTGCGTCCAGCTCACCAACAACTACCGCTGCGATTGCCGTACTGGATACACAG GAGAGCGTTGTGACACGGTGTTTGACGGCTGTAAGGGCAAACCCTGTCGTAACGGAGGGACATGTGCCGTAGCCAGCAACACTCCTCACGGCTTCATCTGCAAGTGTCCACCT GGCTACACTGGCTCCACCTGTGAGTACGATGCCCACTCCTGTGGGAGTCTTCACTGTCGTAACGGTGGCACCTGCATCTCCGGACACAAGAACCCAAAGTGTCTCTGTACCTCCTCGTTCACGGGGCCAGAGTGTGAATACCCCACAGACAACCCTTGTAACACCAACCCTTGCTACAACGGGGGAACCTGTGAGTACAGCTCAGAGGCTCCGTACTACCACTGCGTCTGCCCCACCAACTTCAACGGCCTGCTATGTCACATCCTGGACTACAGCTTCCTGGGCGGGTTCGGTCGGGACATCACCCCCCCGCCGGAGGTGGAGGTGAGCTGTGAGATCCCCCAGTGTGAGGAAACGAAGGGGAACAAGTTCTGTGATATGTTGTGTAACAACCACGCGTGTGGCTGGGACGGGGGCGACTGCTCGCTCAACTTCGACGACCCGTGGAAGAACTGCACGTCGTCCCTGCAGTGCTGGCGCTACTTCAACGACGGGAAGTGTGACGAGCAGTGCAACAACGCCGGGTGTCTCTACGATGGCTTTGACTGTCAGAACCTGGAGGGCCAGTGCAA TCCTCTGTACGACCAGTACTGTAAAGACCACTATGCGGACGGCCACTGTGACCAGGGCTGCAACAACGCAGAGTGTGAGTGGGACGGTCTGGACTGTGCCAACAACATGCCAGAGAAGCTGGCGGTGGGCCGCCTGGTCATCGTGGTCCACATCATGCCCGACCAGCTCCGGAACAACTCGCTTGGCTTCCTGCGCGAGCTGAGCCGCGTGATCCACACCAACGTGGTGTTCCAGCAGGACGCTAAGGGACAGACGATGATCTACCCGTACTACGGCAGTGAGCAGGAGCTGAAGAAACACAACATGAAGCGCTCGGTGGGCTGGACAGAGATCCCTGACACCGTTCTCAGCTCCATGAAGAACAGCATGTATACTATAGCCAATGGAAGCAGACGCAGACGCAGGGAGCTGGACCCCATGCAGATCAAAGG CTCCATAGTGTACCTGGAGATTGACAACCGCCAGTGCGTCCAGCAGTCCACAGAGTGCTTCCAGAGTGCCACGGACGTAGCAGCCTTCCTGGGGGCCCTGGCCTCCAGCGGGAACCTCAACGTTCCCTACATCATAGAGGCTGTTCACA GTGAGGTTGACCCCCAGCTTCCGTCGGAGCTCTATCCCATCTACGTGGTCCTAGCCGGGCTGGCTCTCCTGGCCTTCGTGGGCGTGGGGATGGTCGCCTCACGGAAGCGTCGTCGCGAGCACGGCCAATTGTGGTTGCCGGAGGGCTTCAAGACCAGTGAGCCcaacaagaagaagaggagggagcCCGTCGGGGAGGATTCGGTGGGATTGAA GCCACTGAAAAATTCCTTGGACATATCACTGATGGACAACAACCAGAATGAATGGGGAGAAGAGGAGCCTTCAGACGCCAAGCGCTTTAGG TTTGAGGAGCAGGTGATGCTGGACCTGGATGACCAGACGGACCACCGCCAGTGGACCCAGCAGCACCTGGACGCGGCTGATCTCCGTATCCCCTCCATCGCCCCCACACCCCCTCAGGGGGAGATTGAGAACGACTGCATGGACGTCAACGTACGGGGACCAG aTGGCTTCACCCCCCTGATGATTGCCTCCTGCAGTGGAGGAGGTCTGGAAACAGGCAACagcgaggaggaggaagatgccTCTGCCAACGTGATCAATGATTTCATCTACCAGGGTGCCAAACTCCACAGTCAGACGGACCGCACGGGGGAGACCGCCCTCCATCTCGCTGCCCGCTACGCCCGCTCTGACGCTGCCAAGCGTCTGCTGGAGGCCAGTGCGGATGCCAACATCCAGGACAACATGGGCAAGACCCCGCTACATGCTGCCGTGGCTGCCGACGCTCAGGGCGTCTTCCAG ATTTTGATCAGGAATCGTGCCACAGACCTGGATGCCCGGATGCACGATGGCACCACCCCTCTGATCCTGGCAGCCCGCCTGGCAGTGGAGGGCATGGTGGAGGAGCTCATCAACTGCCACGCGGACGTCAACGCTATCGATGACTTCG GCAAATCTGCTCTGCACTGGGCAGCAGCAGTGAACAACGTGGAAGCAGCTATCATACTACTGAAGAACGGCGCCAACAAGGACATGCAGAACAACAAG GAGGAGACCCCTCTGTTCCTTGCCGCCAGGGAAGGAAGCTACGAGACCGCCAAGGTCCTGCTGGAGCACTTCGCTAACCGCGAGATAACTGATCACATGGACCGGCTGCCCCGAGACATTGCGCAAGAGAGGATGCACCACGACATTGTCCGTCTCATGGATGAGTACAACCTGGTCCGCAGTGCACCCGTACACAGCCATGGCCATGGAGGCTCCATGGGCACGACCTTGTCCCCCCCCATCTGCTCCCCCAATGGCTACCTGGGCAGCATGAAGGTCCAGGGCAAGAAGGCCCGCAAGCCCAGCGCCAAGGGCATCGGCTGCAAGGACGGCAAGGACATGAAGAACAAGAAGAAAACCTCCCAGGATGGGAAGGGAGGAAGTGTGATGGATAGCTCAGCTGTTCTGTCCCCAGTGGACTCCCTGGAGTCTCCACACGGGTATATCTCTGACGTGGCGTCCCCTCCCATGATGACGTCCCCCTTCCAGCAGTCCCCGTCCATGTCGCTCAACCACCTCCAGGGGATGTCCGACCCCCACATGGGGGTCAACCACATGGGCATGCCCAACAAGCAGGAGCTGGCACACATGCAGTTCGACGCACTCCCGCCCCGTCTCACCCACCTTCCAGTGTCAGGCTCCAATGGCTCGGGGGGCATGAATGGCCAGTGTGATTGGCTCTCCAGGATGCACGCCAGCATGGGCCAGCCCAGCCAGTTCAATCCCATGAGGGTTGGTCCTGTCGGTGGGCAGGGTGGTCTGCACAAGGGGGGCGGGCAGCAAGGCATGATGACCTCTCTCCACAACGGGCTCCCCACCGCCAGCCTGTCCCAGATGATGAGCTACCAGGGCCTGCAGAACACCCGGCTGGCCTCACAGCCCCATCTTCTGCAGCAGGCCCAGCAGCAGATGCAGCAGCAGATGCAGCACCAACAGAACCTGCAGCAGCAGCtccagcagcagcaacagagcATCCAGCTGCAGCACCAGAACTCTAACACTGGCACTAGTGGCCATTCCATCAGCCAGAACTTCATCAGCAGCGAGCTGAGTGGCTCAGAGCTCCAGCAGGGCACAGGGAACCAGGGCTCCATGCCCATCCATACCATCCTACCCCAGGAGACCCAGATCATGAGCCAGAACCTGCCCAGCACCCAGtacctcacccctccctcccagcACAGCTATTCCGGCCCCATGGACAACACCCCCAACCACCAGCTACAAGTCCCCGACCACCCCTTTTTAACCCCCTCCCCCGGGTCTCCCGACCAATGGTCTAGCTCCTCCCCGCATTCTAACATGTCCGACTGGTCAGAGGGCATCTCGAGTCCACCAACCAGCAGCATGCCGTCTCAGATCGGACATATCCACGACCAGTTCAAGTAG